A genomic segment from Ruegeria sp. TM1040 encodes:
- the cyoB gene encoding cytochrome o ubiquinol oxidase subunit I — MATIPAATAAAQSSDALNQTHWFWGKLGWDIFPFYDPIIFGTFIGTCILAAGVVGIVLYYRLLPYLWNEWFTTVDHKKIGIMYMILAVVMLVRGFADAVLMRLHQALASAGYVGFLPAYHYDQVFTAHGVIMIFFVAMPFITGFMNYVMPLQIGARDVAFPFLNNFSFWLTVSGAVLIMISLFVGEFAATGWLAYAPLSGLKFSPGVGMDYYLWSLNIAGIGTTLSGINLVVTLVKMRAPGMTWMKLPIFSWTTLCTNILIVVTFPVLTATLALLTADRYLGTHFFTNEMGGNPMMYVNLIWIWGHPEVYILILPIFGIFSEIVATFCGKRLFGYASMVYATCVIMVLSYIVWLHHFFTMGAGADVNSFFGITTMIISIPTGAKLFNWLFTMYKGRIRFELPMMWTIAFMLTFVVGGMTGVLLAVPPADYVLHNSLFLIAHFHNVIIGGVVFGIFAGITYWWPKAFGFHLDPFWGKVSFWGWVGGFWVAFMPLYLLGLMGVTRRLSQFEDTIYAGYFFTALIGALMIAVGLLAFLVQIFVSIRNREKLAVGNDPWGGRTLEWSTTSPPPYYNFAFTPRVYERDAWHHMKTHDAKAPTSGFVPIHMPHYTASGIILAGLMTVMGFALVWHIWWLSALMFLASLAYGIAHTFNYNRDYYVPAEEVSEIETGQRTVATPAE, encoded by the coding sequence ATGGCTACGATTCCTGCTGCAACAGCAGCCGCTCAGTCCAGTGACGCCCTCAACCAGACCCATTGGTTCTGGGGCAAGCTCGGCTGGGACATCTTTCCCTTCTACGATCCAATCATCTTTGGCACCTTTATCGGGACCTGTATCCTTGCGGCCGGGGTGGTCGGCATAGTGCTCTACTACCGCCTTCTGCCCTATCTGTGGAACGAGTGGTTCACCACGGTGGACCACAAGAAAATCGGCATCATGTACATGATCCTTGCGGTTGTGATGTTGGTGCGTGGCTTTGCCGATGCAGTGCTGATGCGGCTGCATCAGGCGCTGGCCTCGGCGGGATATGTGGGCTTCTTGCCCGCTTATCACTACGATCAGGTCTTTACCGCGCATGGCGTGATCATGATCTTCTTCGTGGCGATGCCCTTTATCACCGGCTTCATGAACTATGTGATGCCGCTACAGATCGGGGCGCGCGACGTGGCCTTTCCGTTCCTCAACAACTTCAGCTTCTGGCTGACGGTGTCGGGTGCGGTGCTGATCATGATCTCGCTCTTTGTGGGGGAGTTTGCCGCGACCGGCTGGCTGGCCTACGCGCCGCTTTCGGGCCTGAAGTTCAGCCCCGGCGTCGGCATGGACTACTACTTGTGGTCGCTCAACATTGCCGGGATCGGCACCACGCTCTCGGGCATCAACCTCGTTGTGACCCTCGTCAAGATGCGCGCACCGGGCATGACCTGGATGAAGCTGCCGATTTTCAGCTGGACCACGCTCTGTACCAACATCTTGATTGTTGTGACCTTCCCGGTCCTCACCGCGACCCTCGCGCTGCTGACTGCGGATCGCTACCTCGGCACCCATTTCTTTACCAATGAGATGGGCGGCAACCCGATGATGTATGTGAACCTGATCTGGATCTGGGGCCACCCGGAGGTCTACATCCTGATCCTGCCGATCTTTGGGATCTTTTCCGAGATCGTCGCGACCTTCTGCGGCAAACGCCTCTTTGGCTATGCCTCCATGGTCTATGCGACCTGCGTCATCATGGTCCTGAGCTACATCGTCTGGCTGCACCACTTCTTTACGATGGGGGCTGGTGCGGATGTGAACTCCTTCTTTGGGATCACAACGATGATCATCTCGATCCCCACGGGGGCCAAGCTCTTCAACTGGCTCTTCACCATGTACAAGGGGCGTATCCGCTTTGAACTTCCGATGATGTGGACCATCGCCTTTATGCTGACCTTTGTGGTCGGGGGCATGACCGGCGTGCTTCTGGCGGTGCCGCCTGCGGACTACGTGCTGCATAACTCCTTGTTCCTGATTGCACATTTCCACAATGTGATTATCGGGGGTGTTGTGTTCGGCATCTTTGCGGGCATCACCTACTGGTGGCCCAAGGCCTTTGGCTTCCACCTCGATCCTTTCTGGGGCAAGGTCAGCTTCTGGGGCTGGGTCGGCGGGTTCTGGGTGGCCTTCATGCCGCTCTATCTCCTCGGCCTGATGGGCGTCACCCGTCGTCTGAGCCAGTTTGAAGACACCATCTATGCGGGGTATTTCTTTACCGCCCTCATCGGCGCGCTGATGATCGCGGTCGGGCTTCTGGCCTTCCTCGTGCAGATCTTCGTGTCGATCCGCAACCGCGAGAAATTGGCGGTGGGCAATGATCCTTGGGGCGGGCGCACGCTGGAGTGGTCCACCACCTCGCCGCCGCCCTATTACAACTTTGCCTTCACCCCGCGCGTCTACGAGCGCGACGCCTGGCACCATATGAAAACCCATGACGCCAAGGCGCCGACCTCGGGCTTCGTACCGATCCACATGCCGCACTACACGGCAAGCGGGATCATTCTGGCGGGGCTGATGACGGTAATGGGCTTTGCACTGGTCTGGCA